One Parasteatoda tepidariorum isolate YZ-2023 chromosome 1, CAS_Ptep_4.0, whole genome shotgun sequence genomic window, TGTATGGTGAAAATAAAGTATGCAAGTTAAAACGTAGTCTTTATGGATTACCCCAATCAGGTCGAAATTGGCATTTACGCCTTAAACGGGAATTAGAAAAGCTTGGTTTAAAACAGCTAGCTTCGGATAATTGTATTTTCACTAGAATAGAGAattctaagtatttttatattggaATATACGTAGATgacttaatagttatttattcagATTTGCAAATGTATAATGATATAGTGGGAAAATTATCTCGGATATTTGAAGTGAAAGAATGCAAAGAGAATAAATTTCTAggtatagaaataaataaaagtgaaaaggGCGTAACTTTGTCTCAAActgaatatatataaactatttattgcaGAAACATCGTATGTTTGATTCTAAATGAGTAAAAGCACCAATAGTTAGAGGTGAGGATAGGAGTTTTAATTGTTCAAACGAAATGGTTAACCAAACACAATATCAAGAATTAATAGGGGAACTTTTATATCTCTCGAACAGAACACGACCAGACTTAGCATTTGTCATGACCTACTTATCCCAATTTAATCATAAACCTGAGAAACGACATTTTAATTTAGCTGAAAGAGTGTTAAAATATCACAATGGTACAAaggatgaaaaattattttttagtaacaaGTCAGGACTTTTGAATGCTCATGCCGATGCAAGCTGGGGAAATGCTGAAAATGGGAAATCATTTTCAGGAGAAATTGTAATGTTAGgtgattctttaattttatggaagaacaataaacaaaaaactgtTGCTTTATCTACTTGTGAAACGGAACTTGTTTTTTAGGTGGTGTTTGTAAAGAACTAATGtggatattaaatttattagaagaaTTGCATTGttctatatttgtaaaaaaacctGTGACCATTTCGTCTGACAATCAATCTGCAATTGATTGGTTGAATAGTGCAATATCATCTTCTAGAACGAGACATATCAATTTGAAACTTCGTTACGTAAAGGATATAATTGGCAAAATTATTGAAGTAGAGTATGTGCAAACGGACGAAATGATCGCAGATTTCCTAACTAAAGCTGTAACTTTTGACAAGCTCACTTGGACTGtgtcacaaataaatttaattgattaattgttaataagtttaagtTGTGTGGGAAATTAGTTtacttatgttttatattttgtgaaaaaatgtgtatttattcGCAGGGGGagtgtttttaatattcaaataaaatctcatttttccCCGCCCTCTCAGTTAAGTTGCGCGAGTTGCGTAATGTAATACAACGCCTTCCCGATAGGTG contains:
- the LOC139426647 gene encoding uncharacterized protein; this translates as MVNQTQYQELIGELLYLSNRTRPDLAFVMTYLSQFNHKPEKRHFNLAERVLKYHNGTKDEKLFFSNKSGLLNAHADASWGNAENGKSFSGEIVMLGGVCKELMWILNLLEELHCSIFVKKPVTISSDNQSAIDWLNSAISSSRTRHINLKLRYVKDIIGKIIEVEYVQTDEMIADFLTKAVTFDKLTWTVSQINLID